The archaeon BMS3Bbin15 nucleotide sequence TATAAGTATATAAACTTTATGCTTATTTTCACCACTAAATTAAAATTTACGATTCATTATACCCTTAGCTAGAGGTATTTCAATATTTTTAAAATAATAACGCATTCATCCAACGACTAAAGTCGTTGGTCTTCTGCGATGTTCTTCATAAAATGTAGGAAAAATTTATTAGAGCATAGTTCATATTTGCCAGTGAATGGAAGAAAAAACTGTTAAAGTTGCAGGTTTATTTATAGCAATTCTGGGATTAACCTTCTTCTATCTCGCCTGTATTGAGAAGACTTTCTATATTACAGTAGGTTTTGCAACCCTTGCCATAGCTCTGGTAATTTTCGGGCTGCTTTTTATATTAAACAAAAATAGGAAAAATAGAAAAAAAAATGCCAAAACTTCAGAGAAACTAATATGCCCGAACTGTAAAGAAGAAGTGATAAGTGCAGGAAAATTCTGTGGAAACTGCGGAGCACTTCTGGAGAAGAGAAAGCCATGATAATGAAGCCAGTCTATACACTATATCAATACATTCTTGAAAAGCAGGTGAAGACAGAAAAGATTCCAGAGCATATAGCCATAATAATGGACGGGAACAGAAGGCTGGCAAAAACCATGGGAAAACCTCCCTGGTTCGGGCACCGCCTTGGAGCAAAGCGCCTTGAAGATGTGATAGAGTGGTGTGTTAGGCTTGGAGTTAAAAGCATAACTGCCTATGCCTTCTCCATAGAAAACTTCTCCCGTAGTGAGAAGGAAATAAATTATCTCTTTGACCTTTTTGAGGAATATTTCTATAAGATAGCTGAAGACGAGAGAATTAGAAAAGATGGAGTTAAAGTTAAAGCAATAGGAAGGCTGGAAAGGTTTCCGGATAGAGTATTGAAGGCTGTAAGATATGGTGAAGAAAAAACAAAAAACAACAGAAACCTTCTTCTTAATATTGCAATGGCGTACGGAGGAAGGCAGGAGCTTGTGGATGCAATAAAAAAGATTGCCGTAAAGGTAAAAGCCGGAGAGGTCGAAATAGAGAATATAGATGAAAAGCTTGTTTCAGGGCACCTCTATACCAATGGAGTAAAAGACCCTGATTTAATTATAAGAACTTCCGGCGAGGAGCGCATTTCAGACTTCCTGCTATGGCAGAGTGCCTACTCTGAGTTATATTTCTGTGAAACCTTCTGGCCCAGTTTCAGAAAGATTGATTTTCTGAGAGCAATAAGAACATATCAACAGAGAGAAAGGAGATATGGTAGGTAATGGCAAGAAATATAACCATTAATATTGATAATCTGAATCTTAAAGGTGAAGGAACAGGAAAATATAAGGGAAATCAGATAACGGTTGATTTTGGCTATCCCGGCGATAAAGTTGTGGCAAGGCTTTTTGGCAGGGGTAAGGCAAAAGCTGAGAAGATTTTAAAACCCTCCAGCTATAGAATCTCCCCCCCATGTTCAGCCTTCTCAATCTGTGGAAGCTGCAGATGGCAGGGAATCAGCTATAAGGCACAGCTTGACTTCAAGGCTGAGAGAATAGAGAGAATTTTTGGCATTAAAGCTCCAGTCTTACCCTCTCCCAGAATCTGGTATTACCGCAATAGAATGGACTACACAGTCGGAAAAGAAGCTATAGGGATGCGTATATACAGAACCTACTATAAAGTGGCAAAGGCAAGGCGATGTCTACTTCAGAGTGAGGAGAGCAATGAAATAATAAGACGTTCTAAAATTTTCTTTAAAAATAAAAAGCTGAAGCCCTACAATCTCAGAACCCATGGAGGTTTCCTCAGATATATTGTTGTCAGAGAAGGGAAATTTACAGGAGACAGGCTTGTTACAGTA carries:
- a CDS encoding (2Z,6E)-farnesyl diphosphate synthase — encoded protein: MIMKPVYTLYQYILEKQVKTEKIPEHIAIIMDGNRRLAKTMGKPPWFGHRLGAKRLEDVIEWCVRLGVKSITAYAFSIENFSRSEKEINYLFDLFEEYFYKIAEDERIRKDGVKVKAIGRLERFPDRVLKAVRYGEEKTKNNRNLLLNIAMAYGGRQELVDAIKKIAVKVKAGEVEIENIDEKLVSGHLYTNGVKDPDLIIRTSGEERISDFLLWQSAYSELYFCETFWPSFRKIDFLRAIRTYQQRERRYGR